One stretch of Rosistilla oblonga DNA includes these proteins:
- a CDS encoding dihydrodipicolinate synthase family protein has product MTSSASETLLRGVLPVLQTPFTEQGEFDFETLDREIQWAFDTGADGIVVAMVSEILRLSEQGRRELAEHVCKAAQSRGTSVVSVGAESTPVAVELAQHAESVGASAVMAIPPISTGLSSAATRDYFAAIAASISIPLVVQDASGYVGSAIDIGVYSKLLEQFGADRILFKPEASPLGPNLSRLRDATAGKAQIFEGSGGINLVDCYRRGIVGTMPGTDLLDAIVALWNALQAGDDDRIYQLSLPISGIVALQLSAGLDGFLAIEKHLLVRRGIFKNTVQRQPVGWTLDAETAAEVDRLFDRLQDAI; this is encoded by the coding sequence ATGACATCCTCCGCTAGCGAAACGCTGCTGCGCGGCGTGCTTCCCGTCTTGCAAACTCCTTTCACCGAGCAGGGGGAATTCGATTTCGAGACGCTCGACCGCGAGATCCAATGGGCCTTCGACACGGGAGCCGATGGGATTGTTGTGGCGATGGTCAGCGAAATCTTGCGGCTCAGCGAACAGGGACGCCGCGAACTGGCCGAACATGTCTGCAAGGCAGCCCAGAGCCGCGGCACGTCGGTGGTCAGCGTTGGTGCCGAGAGCACACCGGTCGCTGTCGAACTGGCTCAGCATGCCGAATCGGTGGGCGCGTCGGCGGTGATGGCAATCCCGCCGATCTCGACCGGTCTCAGCAGCGCCGCCACCCGCGACTACTTCGCCGCGATCGCCGCCAGCATCTCGATCCCGTTGGTGGTTCAAGACGCATCGGGATACGTCGGTTCCGCGATCGACATCGGTGTCTACAGTAAGCTGTTGGAACAATTTGGTGCCGATCGGATTTTGTTTAAACCCGAAGCGAGCCCGCTGGGACCGAACCTCTCCCGATTGCGCGATGCGACCGCGGGGAAGGCGCAGATTTTTGAAGGCTCCGGCGGGATCAACCTCGTCGATTGCTACCGACGCGGAATCGTCGGCACGATGCCCGGCACCGATCTGTTGGACGCAATCGTTGCCCTCTGGAACGCCCTGCAAGCGGGCGACGACGATCGGATCTACCAGCTGTCGCTGCCGATCAGCGGGATCGTCGCATTGCAACTGTCGGCCGGACTCGATGGATTCCTGGCGATCGAAAAGCACCTGCTAGTTCGCCGTGGAATCTTCAAGAATACGGTGCAACGCCAACCGGTCGGCTGGACTCTCGATGCCGAGACGGCGGCGGAAGTCGACCGATTGTTCGATCGACTCCAAGACGCGATCTAG
- a CDS encoding MFS transporter — MLQQPTTIRYRTMAWLTIASGLAYLCRNAIGVAESSVREDLGLTLQQSGWFLGAFFWSYALFQVPCGWFAQRRGTRFALTLFAVGWSIAAFGLGVAPGFALLIIAQLIMGISQAGIFPAACNSIGHWFPMSRRTLACGILCAGMQVGAIAASGLTGVLLQSIDWRWVFILFSLPGIVWATGFAISFRDRPEQLEKVNDEELKLIHAHKTQRPDGTHAPIGEHTNDLGPPRTSAIIFLCGQQICRASGYMFFASWFPTFLQATRGVSIETSGFLQSLVLCGTLAGSLSGGFITDWIWQRTGSQRLSRSGMGSMALCVCGLLVLSAWLVSDVSLAIALLSLGSFFAALAGPPTFASTIDLGGTKVPQLMGLVNMCGNLAAAACPVLVGMLFEWTANWNLVLLLFAGIYLLGGICWALVAPHAPSPRQPDASLT; from the coding sequence ATGCTGCAACAGCCCACCACAATCCGCTATCGCACGATGGCCTGGCTGACCATCGCGTCGGGGCTGGCCTATCTTTGTCGCAATGCGATCGGCGTCGCGGAGAGTTCCGTTCGCGAAGATCTGGGCCTGACGTTGCAGCAGTCGGGGTGGTTTCTGGGAGCATTTTTCTGGAGCTACGCGTTATTCCAAGTCCCCTGCGGCTGGTTCGCCCAGCGACGGGGAACCCGATTCGCGTTGACGCTGTTTGCCGTCGGATGGTCGATCGCAGCGTTTGGCCTCGGCGTCGCCCCGGGCTTTGCCCTGTTGATCATCGCACAATTGATCATGGGCATTTCCCAAGCGGGTATCTTCCCAGCAGCTTGCAATTCGATTGGGCATTGGTTTCCGATGTCCCGGCGAACGCTGGCTTGCGGAATCTTGTGCGCTGGGATGCAAGTCGGCGCGATCGCCGCCAGCGGGCTGACCGGCGTGCTGCTGCAATCGATCGACTGGCGATGGGTCTTCATCCTCTTCTCGCTCCCCGGCATCGTCTGGGCGACAGGATTTGCGATCTCATTTCGCGATCGCCCCGAGCAATTGGAGAAGGTGAACGACGAAGAACTGAAACTGATCCACGCTCACAAGACACAGCGGCCCGACGGCACCCACGCCCCGATCGGTGAACACACGAACGACCTGGGGCCGCCGCGAACCTCCGCGATCATCTTTTTGTGTGGCCAGCAGATCTGCCGAGCATCCGGATACATGTTTTTCGCCAGTTGGTTCCCGACATTTTTGCAGGCCACGCGCGGCGTCTCGATCGAAACGTCGGGCTTCTTGCAAAGCCTGGTCCTCTGCGGCACGTTAGCCGGCAGTTTGTCGGGTGGCTTCATCACCGATTGGATCTGGCAACGAACCGGCTCGCAACGGCTGAGTCGCAGTGGGATGGGATCGATGGCGCTTTGCGTCTGCGGTCTGCTGGTCCTGAGTGCGTGGCTTGTCAGCGACGTTTCGTTGGCGATCGCGCTGCTCTCCCTGGGCTCGTTCTTCGCGGCCTTGGCGGGACCGCCGACGTTTGCATCGACGATCGACCTCGGGGGAACCAAGGTTCCGCAGCTGATGGGACTCGTCAACATGTGCGGCAACCTCGCCGCAGCCGCCTGCCCCGTCCTGGTCGGGATGCTGTTCGAATGGACCGCCAACTGGAACCTCGTCTTGCTATTGTTCGCCGGCATCTATCTCCTCGGCGGCATCTGCTGGGCACTTGTCGCTCCTCACGCTCCTTCACCGCGCCAACCGGACGCCAGCCTGACGTAA
- a CDS encoding GIY-YIG nuclease family protein, with protein sequence MSKSPPISNPSNDAEPPRDQPPWFVYILRCGDGSFYTGITKDIDRRLKQHNAGKASRYTRSRLPVEIIYREVQPDQSAALKRELAIKALSRPAKQSLVASDSNRLGEAKSAG encoded by the coding sequence ATGTCGAAGTCACCGCCGATTTCGAATCCGTCGAACGACGCTGAACCTCCCCGCGACCAGCCCCCGTGGTTCGTCTACATCCTCCGCTGCGGCGACGGTTCGTTTTACACAGGCATCACCAAAGACATCGATCGCCGGCTGAAGCAACACAATGCGGGGAAGGCTTCCCGCTACACGCGCTCGCGTCTTCCGGTCGAGATCATCTACCGCGAGGTGCAGCCCGATCAAAGTGCGGCGCTCAAGCGGGAACTCGCCATCAAAGCTCTCTCGCGGCCAGCCAAACAGAGCCTGGTCGCATCGGACAGCAATCGGCTGGGCGAAGCGAAGTCAGCCGGTTGA
- the pyrF gene encoding orotidine-5'-phosphate decarboxylase, translated as MSDNAAFGDRLAQAVTDKKSVVCVGLDPRFEQLPSGLRDAAAASPQGRAAAFSQFCREIIDVVAPLVPVVKPQAAFFEQLGPHGTMALAETIEYAHRKGLMVILDGKRNDIGSTAAAYASAYLGAGDRSAWGSDALTVSPYLGADSIEPFVETCDSRQAGIFVLVKTSNPGGGLLQDRRGEDGSVYEAVANLVTQQNADRLGTSGYGPVGAVVGATYPEQLAELRQRMPSAWILIPGFGAQGGSAADVAAGFDDKGLGAIVNNSRHIIFAHARPEFKESFGDARWQEAVEAATRQMNEQLKR; from the coding sequence ATGAGCGATAACGCAGCTTTTGGCGATCGATTGGCGCAGGCGGTCACGGACAAAAAGTCGGTTGTCTGCGTGGGACTCGATCCACGTTTCGAACAATTGCCGTCCGGTTTGCGGGATGCGGCAGCCGCCAGTCCGCAGGGCCGCGCTGCGGCGTTCAGCCAGTTCTGCCGAGAGATCATCGACGTCGTCGCCCCCTTGGTGCCGGTCGTCAAACCCCAAGCCGCCTTCTTCGAACAATTGGGGCCTCACGGCACGATGGCCCTTGCCGAAACGATCGAATATGCCCATCGCAAGGGTTTGATGGTGATACTCGACGGCAAGCGGAACGATATCGGTTCGACAGCCGCCGCCTACGCTTCGGCCTATCTCGGTGCTGGCGACCGCAGCGCATGGGGCAGCGACGCTTTGACGGTCAGTCCGTATTTAGGGGCTGACAGCATCGAACCGTTTGTCGAGACGTGCGACTCGCGACAAGCGGGGATCTTTGTCTTGGTGAAGACATCGAATCCCGGCGGCGGGCTGCTGCAAGATCGCCGCGGCGAAGACGGCAGCGTCTACGAAGCGGTTGCCAATCTGGTGACTCAGCAGAATGCCGACCGCCTGGGAACCAGCGGCTACGGACCGGTTGGAGCGGTTGTTGGGGCGACGTACCCCGAACAACTCGCCGAGCTGCGGCAACGGATGCCGTCGGCTTGGATCCTGATTCCGGGCTTCGGCGCTCAAGGCGGATCGGCTGCCGACGTCGCCGCCGGTTTTGACGACAAGGGTCTCGGCGCGATCGTCAACAATTCGCGGCACATCATCTTTGCTCACGCCCGGCCCGAGTTCAAAGAGAGTTTTGGCGACGCGCGTTGGCAGGAAGCTGTCGAAGCGGCGACGCGTCAGATGAACGAGCAACTGAAGCGATAG
- a CDS encoding 23S rRNA (pseudouridine(1915)-N(3))-methyltransferase RlmH, with product MKIKLVWIGRSKDKNFADLIDQYRKRLSHYCSLEIAELKELKPGRLSAAELMKKEAELLLRQVADQDLMVLMDERGRQWTSMELSQWLQAKMNIATPRMTLVIGGAWGVDAKVTQRADRIWSLSKLTLTHDMARVFLIEQIYRGFTILRGEKYHNE from the coding sequence TTGAAAATTAAGCTCGTCTGGATCGGTCGCTCCAAAGACAAGAACTTTGCCGATCTGATCGATCAGTATCGCAAGCGTCTGTCGCACTACTGTTCGCTGGAGATCGCGGAGCTAAAAGAACTCAAGCCCGGCCGCTTATCGGCTGCTGAGCTGATGAAAAAAGAGGCGGAACTGCTGCTGCGGCAGGTTGCCGATCAAGATCTGATGGTCTTGATGGACGAGCGCGGACGCCAATGGACATCGATGGAATTGTCGCAGTGGCTGCAGGCGAAGATGAATATCGCCACACCGCGGATGACCCTTGTGATCGGTGGCGCCTGGGGCGTCGATGCAAAGGTAACCCAACGTGCCGACAGGATCTGGTCGTTGTCAAAGCTGACTTTGACACACGACATGGCTCGCGTCTTTCTGATCGAACAGATTTATCGTGGGTTCACGATTCTGCGAGGCGAGAAATATCACAACGAATAG
- the csrA gene encoding carbon storage regulator CsrA, producing the protein MLVLSRHRDESIMIGDDVVVTIVDIRGDKVRLGIDAPQSIPVHRQEVYDAIQRENQRASQLGTDATKSVRGQE; encoded by the coding sequence ATGCTTGTTCTATCACGCCACCGCGACGAAAGCATCATGATCGGAGATGACGTTGTGGTCACGATCGTCGACATCCGCGGTGACAAAGTGCGACTGGGCATCGATGCGCCGCAGAGCATTCCAGTCCACCGGCAAGAGGTGTACGACGCGATCCAACGCGAGAACCAGCGAGCTTCGCAACTGGGTACCGATGCAACCAAATCGGTTCGCGGCCAGGAATAG
- a CDS encoding DNA-binding domain-containing protein has protein sequence MESQSRGLQSVQQWMQAVITHPDGVQSGSQSETARDALGEAAGASLEDLILPSQRLDSQQRIEVYANAYYARLLECLSEEFPALVKLLGEETFNAFAVEYLQFFPSQSYTLADLGANFHHFLSQYRDAAQEDADSDSLERSWSDLMIDLAQLERIYSEVFSGPGIEQMETLRGDALATVPPQSMGSICLTPAPCLRLLQLNSAAHDYAIAVRKQADLEGAFPEMRPTYLAITRIRYVVRTIELEPGEFQILQQLCEGVSLEAAIANVAALDSLDDTALAQRLLAWFQKWATDQMFVDFHVAAS, from the coding sequence ATGGAATCCCAATCGCGCGGATTGCAGAGCGTCCAGCAATGGATGCAGGCGGTGATCACGCATCCCGATGGGGTGCAGAGCGGATCGCAATCGGAGACAGCTCGAGACGCTTTGGGAGAAGCCGCCGGGGCGAGCCTGGAAGACTTGATCCTGCCATCGCAAAGACTCGACAGCCAGCAGCGGATCGAGGTCTACGCAAACGCGTATTATGCACGGCTGTTGGAGTGTTTAAGCGAAGAGTTTCCCGCATTGGTGAAACTGTTGGGCGAGGAGACCTTCAACGCGTTTGCCGTCGAGTATCTGCAGTTCTTTCCGTCGCAAAGTTACACACTGGCCGATCTTGGTGCCAACTTTCATCACTTCCTAAGCCAGTACCGCGACGCGGCGCAGGAGGATGCCGACTCCGATTCGCTGGAACGATCGTGGAGCGACTTGATGATCGATCTTGCCCAGCTGGAGCGGATCTATAGCGAGGTCTTCAGCGGGCCGGGGATCGAACAGATGGAAACGCTCCGCGGCGATGCGTTGGCGACGGTACCACCGCAGTCGATGGGAAGCATTTGCTTGACGCCGGCCCCATGCCTGCGGCTGTTGCAACTGAACAGTGCCGCGCACGACTATGCGATTGCTGTTCGCAAACAGGCAGATCTCGAGGGGGCGTTTCCTGAGATGCGGCCAACCTACCTCGCGATCACACGGATACGCTACGTCGTCCGCACGATCGAGCTGGAGCCGGGTGAGTTTCAGATCCTTCAGCAGTTGTGCGAGGGCGTTTCGCTGGAAGCGGCGATCGCAAACGTCGCAGCTTTGGACTCGCTGGACGATACAGCGCTGGCACAACGACTGCTTGCCTGGTTCCAGAAATGGGCGACCGACCAGATGTTTGTCGACTTCCACGTCGCCGCAAGCTAA
- a CDS encoding DUF692 domain-containing protein: MTDSNQDLSPTVSGLGLGVGLRTAHFAHILEHQPAVDWFEIISENFMDCQGRPRYVLDQIAERYPIVMHGVSMSIGSSDPLNLEYLQKLKRLADETGARWVSDHVCWTGIAAKNTHDLLPIPYNEESLRHVCDRIRIVQEVLERPLVLENPSTYVTFRDSTMSEWEFIRRMTIESGCQLLLDVNNVYVSSVNHDFSPTEYLDSIPADRVVQFHLAGHTDLGTHCIDTHDGRVVDRVWELFRYAYLRGIRASTLLEWDANIPEFDVLHAEVLKAKAYLRSAQAEPSDVGDVSPHSASVRPTIPVETSVDRASATRRNAIPQPALFSRAEVE; the protein is encoded by the coding sequence ATGACCGATTCGAATCAAGATCTGTCGCCTACTGTCTCCGGCTTGGGGCTTGGCGTCGGGCTGCGGACCGCTCACTTTGCACACATTTTAGAGCATCAGCCGGCGGTCGATTGGTTCGAAATCATCTCCGAGAACTTCATGGACTGCCAAGGGCGGCCACGTTACGTTCTGGACCAAATCGCCGAACGGTATCCGATCGTGATGCACGGGGTCTCGATGTCGATCGGCAGCAGCGATCCCTTGAACCTCGAATATCTGCAAAAGCTGAAACGACTGGCCGATGAGACCGGAGCTCGCTGGGTCTCGGATCACGTCTGTTGGACCGGGATCGCAGCAAAAAACACTCACGATTTGTTACCAATCCCTTACAACGAAGAATCGCTGCGGCACGTCTGCGATCGAATTCGGATCGTTCAGGAAGTCCTCGAACGGCCGTTGGTCCTGGAGAATCCCAGCACCTACGTCACCTTCCGCGATTCGACGATGAGCGAATGGGAGTTCATCCGTCGGATGACGATCGAAAGCGGATGCCAGTTGCTGTTGGACGTCAACAACGTCTACGTCTCCAGCGTCAACCACGATTTTTCCCCAACCGAATACCTCGATTCGATCCCCGCCGATCGCGTCGTTCAGTTTCATTTGGCGGGGCACACCGATTTAGGAACCCACTGCATCGACACCCACGACGGTCGCGTTGTCGATCGCGTTTGGGAGCTGTTTCGATACGCCTACCTGCGCGGCATTCGAGCTTCGACGCTGTTGGAATGGGACGCCAATATCCCCGAGTTCGACGTGCTGCATGCCGAGGTGCTGAAGGCGAAAGCTTATCTGCGGTCAGCGCAAGCGGAGCCGTCGGACGTTGGCGATGTTTCGCCTCATTCGGCCAGCGTTCGTCCGACAATTCCCGTGGAGACGAGTGTCGATCGGGCGAGCGCGACGCGTCGCAATGCGATTCCGCAGCCAGCGTTGTTCAGCCGAGCGGAGGTCGAATAG
- a CDS encoding WD40 repeat domain-containing protein → MKRTPKSPVTWVALGTVAVLLVTGLAWGMIRYRAAHAFPIRAIDVSSDGTTIVSAGAADDFSEVVVWDLEEKRKVTKFAAGEGPVIWIRFLNSSGSAALMHCLLERGSSHAVTPGQMVLLDLETGREMARRSTRGYLTKTVVLPKSDRVVVLSWDSIELLQPDLRPITTLHSGSDLQLRAAAVDRDEKILAVSGKDQLHVWDLETQTALPSLVAEGTRFEKVAITPDGNWIAMTVDSNSYDQTEFPVYLWDRRNPESEVRTLMFESEVSHLAFVPGDSDRLLIVSGRDRLPSQTTLYSLAGEPLETLYSGTNAVDTIALSADGTELLLQLKRAGGSQLWDLSGDTATQLWDKRPFPLGNAIFSPNASSLIGYSDPSTVRIVDTLDTTQEFEGRGYRRPSWVWPIGSSAAGVLFLVGVNLLTKFFAGKSREQRAAVIDQVAAQLRWQRSSSISVEDLPDFEFLKQRAGGNFEFVLTGPSLDRESLMGWFKWTTRTNDSHQTHREFCFVYPDTDSTLPEFYIFPENFVSKISALAGWQDIDLDRTESLRKFSAKHVLRSNQPDRAADVVTHQFAEFLCDHPGWSIESLDGSLMLSWQNVISFQALKSRHNDPVSIVNLQKDAERIAGFLFGIR, encoded by the coding sequence GTGAAGAGAACTCCCAAATCGCCGGTCACTTGGGTTGCGTTGGGGACGGTCGCAGTGCTTCTGGTAACAGGTCTGGCCTGGGGAATGATTCGTTATCGAGCCGCCCACGCTTTTCCGATTCGCGCGATCGATGTCAGTTCCGACGGAACAACAATCGTATCGGCCGGCGCCGCCGACGACTTTTCTGAAGTCGTGGTATGGGATCTAGAGGAAAAACGCAAGGTAACGAAATTTGCCGCGGGCGAGGGGCCTGTCATCTGGATCCGATTCCTGAACAGTTCTGGTTCTGCGGCGCTGATGCATTGCTTGCTCGAGCGTGGATCATCCCACGCTGTTACCCCAGGGCAGATGGTACTGTTGGACCTTGAAACGGGGCGAGAAATGGCCCGTCGTTCCACGCGAGGCTATCTCACAAAAACCGTCGTCTTGCCCAAGTCGGATCGCGTCGTCGTTCTTTCCTGGGACTCGATCGAATTGTTGCAACCCGATCTCCGACCGATCACCACCTTGCACAGCGGTTCGGACCTTCAGCTTCGAGCAGCCGCAGTCGACCGCGACGAAAAAATTCTCGCTGTCAGCGGCAAGGATCAACTTCACGTTTGGGATCTTGAAACGCAAACCGCACTTCCATCGCTTGTCGCCGAAGGCACGCGTTTTGAAAAAGTAGCGATCACACCCGACGGAAATTGGATCGCAATGACGGTCGACTCGAATTCCTACGATCAAACAGAGTTCCCTGTCTACTTGTGGGACCGCCGAAATCCCGAATCCGAGGTTCGCACGCTGATGTTCGAATCCGAGGTCAGTCATTTGGCGTTTGTGCCAGGCGATTCCGATCGTTTGCTAATCGTGTCAGGACGCGATCGATTACCGTCTCAGACCACCCTTTATTCGCTGGCGGGCGAACCACTCGAAACACTCTACTCGGGCACGAACGCAGTCGATACCATCGCCTTATCCGCCGATGGCACCGAATTACTGCTGCAACTAAAACGAGCTGGCGGTTCACAACTTTGGGACCTGTCGGGCGACACGGCAACACAGTTATGGGACAAGCGGCCGTTCCCTTTGGGGAACGCAATCTTTTCACCGAATGCTTCCTCACTGATCGGATACAGCGACCCTTCGACAGTCCGTATCGTCGACACGTTGGACACAACGCAGGAATTCGAAGGCCGTGGGTATCGCCGACCGTCCTGGGTTTGGCCGATCGGATCCTCCGCTGCAGGAGTGCTTTTCCTGGTGGGTGTTAATCTATTGACGAAGTTTTTTGCAGGAAAGTCACGCGAGCAGCGTGCGGCGGTGATCGACCAGGTTGCTGCTCAATTACGTTGGCAAAGATCGTCCTCGATCTCCGTTGAAGATCTCCCAGATTTTGAGTTCCTGAAGCAACGCGCCGGTGGAAATTTTGAATTCGTTCTTACGGGGCCGTCGCTCGATCGCGAGAGTTTGATGGGATGGTTTAAGTGGACAACGCGGACGAACGACAGCCACCAAACCCATCGTGAGTTCTGTTTCGTTTATCCAGATACCGATTCGACCCTACCCGAGTTCTACATCTTTCCGGAAAACTTCGTTTCGAAAATTTCCGCCCTGGCGGGTTGGCAAGACATCGATTTGGATCGAACCGAGAGTTTGCGAAAGTTCTCGGCCAAACACGTACTACGCAGCAATCAACCCGATCGCGCCGCCGACGTGGTGACACACCAATTTGCCGAATTCCTATGCGACCATCCGGGATGGAGTATCGAATCACTCGACGGTTCGCTGATGCTCTCATGGCAGAACGTGATTTCGTTTCAGGCTTTGAAATCGCGTCACAATGACCCTGTAAGCATTGTCAACCTGCAGAAAGATGCGGAACGTATCGCAGGTTTTTTGTTCGGAATCCGATAG
- a CDS encoding F0F1 ATP synthase subunit gamma: MRKLTGEYLFVSLFRACAESLAIENASRLAAMQRADNNIEELLLSLNASSCRQRQSSIDEELFDVVSGFEALEP; this comes from the coding sequence ATGCGTAAACTGACGGGCGAATACTTATTTGTTTCGCTGTTTCGCGCGTGTGCGGAGTCCTTGGCTATCGAGAACGCTAGTCGATTGGCTGCGATGCAACGCGCCGACAATAATATTGAAGAGCTGCTTCTGTCGCTCAACGCCTCCTCTTGTCGTCAGCGACAAAGCAGTATCGACGAAGAACTCTTCGACGTCGTATCTGGTTTCGAGGCGTTGGAACCTTGA
- a CDS encoding catalase: MKKHDSKPTTTDAGCPVASDEHSLTVGPNGPILLHDHYLIEQMANFNRERIPERQPHAKGSGAFGHFEVTHDVSAYTKAAVFQPGTKTDTLIRFSTVAGERGSPDTWRDPRGFSVKFYTSEGNYDMVGNNTPVFFLRDPMKFQHFIRSQKRRADNGLRDHDMQWDFWSLSPESAHQVTWLMGDRGIPKTWRNMNGYSSHTYMWVNASGERYWVKYHFKTDQGVDFLTQDEADRLAGADGDYHRRDLFDAIKRGEHPSWTLKMQIMPYEEAKTYRLNPFDLTKVWPHDDYPLHEVGRLTLNRNPTDFHTEIEQAAFEPNNLVPGIGISPDKMLLGRMFAYADAHRHRLGVNYKQIPVNAPQCPVFSYSKDGQGRTQNVSDPVYAPNSKGGPAADCQRYPEDTTWAADGEFTRAAYTLRKDDDDFSQAGTLVREVMDDASRDRLVSNVVGHLKAGVTDPVLERAFTYWRNVDEEIGNRIANGVKGS; the protein is encoded by the coding sequence ATGAAAAAGCACGACTCGAAGCCGACGACAACGGATGCGGGCTGCCCCGTCGCAAGCGACGAGCACTCGTTGACTGTCGGACCCAATGGCCCGATTTTGCTGCACGACCATTATTTGATCGAGCAGATGGCCAACTTCAATCGTGAACGCATTCCCGAACGACAACCGCACGCGAAAGGTTCCGGGGCGTTTGGGCATTTTGAAGTGACCCACGATGTCAGTGCCTACACCAAGGCGGCTGTGTTCCAACCGGGGACGAAGACCGACACGTTGATTCGGTTCTCCACCGTGGCCGGCGAACGTGGGAGCCCCGACACCTGGCGTGACCCGCGCGGCTTTTCGGTGAAGTTCTACACCAGCGAAGGCAATTACGACATGGTCGGGAACAACACGCCCGTCTTCTTCCTGCGCGATCCGATGAAATTCCAGCACTTCATCCGGTCGCAAAAGCGACGCGCTGACAACGGTCTGCGCGACCACGATATGCAATGGGATTTCTGGTCATTGTCGCCCGAGTCGGCTCATCAAGTCACATGGTTGATGGGCGATCGCGGAATTCCCAAGACCTGGCGAAACATGAACGGCTACTCCAGCCACACCTACATGTGGGTCAACGCTTCCGGAGAACGCTACTGGGTCAAGTATCATTTCAAGACCGACCAAGGAGTCGACTTTCTCACCCAAGACGAAGCCGATCGCTTGGCAGGAGCTGATGGCGATTATCACCGACGCGATCTGTTTGACGCCATCAAGCGAGGAGAGCATCCGAGTTGGACGCTGAAGATGCAGATCATGCCGTACGAGGAGGCTAAGACCTATCGGCTGAACCCTTTCGATTTGACCAAAGTTTGGCCGCATGACGACTATCCGCTTCACGAAGTCGGTCGTCTGACCTTGAACCGCAATCCGACCGACTTTCATACGGAGATCGAGCAGGCTGCATTCGAGCCAAACAACCTTGTGCCGGGTATCGGCATCAGCCCAGACAAAATGTTGCTTGGCCGCATGTTTGCTTACGCCGATGCCCACCGGCATCGACTCGGCGTGAACTACAAACAGATTCCCGTCAACGCTCCGCAATGTCCGGTGTTCAGCTACAGCAAGGATGGACAAGGTCGAACGCAAAACGTCTCCGATCCGGTTTACGCACCGAACTCGAAAGGTGGTCCGGCGGCGGATTGCCAGCGCTATCCCGAGGATACAACCTGGGCCGCCGACGGCGAGTTTACCCGCGCGGCGTACACGCTGCGAAAGGACGACGATGACTTTAGTCAGGCTGGCACGCTCGTTCGAGAGGTGATGGATGACGCATCGCGTGATCGATTGGTTTCCAATGTGGTTGGCCATCTGAAGGCGGGCGTTACGGATCCGGTACTCGAACGTGCGTTCACCTACTGGCGAAACGTGGACGAAGAGATTGGCAATCGCATAGCAAACGGAGTCAAAGGATCCTGA